CGTGGACCGCACAAGATCGTTCTCACTCCGGAGGAGGTGGAGCGGCTGAAGGGCTGGCTGGAGGAATGACCTCTGCCGGCAGCGGGCGCTACACGGGGGAGGCGACCAGGTCGTCTCCCCCATTTTGTCTGACCACAGCGGTCAGACGACCTGGATGCCTCGGGGCTCAGCCACCACCTCGCCGATGACGGCCGCCACGGCGACACCGCGCTTCGTGAGCTCCCGGCACAGGGCCGGTGCCTGAGTGGCCGGCCCAGCCAGGAGCAGGCCGCCGGAGGTCTGCGGATCGTAGAGCAGCGCCTCCTCCGGCCCGGACAGGGGGAGCCGGATGGTCAGGGACGCAGCCACCATCTGACGGTTGGCCTTGTTGCTGCCCGTGGTCTCGCCCTTGCGGTACATGGCCAGGGCATGGGGATAGAAGGGCAGGGCCCGGTAGTCGAGTCGCATGCCGACGCCGCTGCCGGCCGCCATCTCCAGGGCATGGCCGATGATGCCAAACCCGGTGATATCGGTACAGGCGTGCAGCTCGTAGCCGAGCGCCGCCTCCATGGCCGGTCCGTTCAAGGCGGCTACAGTGGGCAGGACCTCCCGTTCCAGGGTGGCATAGTCGAGCTTGCCGGCCCGTACCGCATTGAACAGCACCCCGGAGCCGATGGGCTTGGTGAGGACGAGGGCATCCCCCGGCCGGGCACCAACGTTGCGGATCACCCGCTCGGGGTGGACAACGCCGTTGACGCACAGGCCGTATTTCGGCTCCTCGTCATCCACCGAATGGCCTCCTCCCAGGCAGGCACCCGCCTCGGCCACCTTGGCGCAGCCGCCGCGGAGGATCTCCC
This genomic interval from Thermodesulfobacteriota bacterium contains the following:
- the selD gene encoding selenide, water dikinase SelD, which codes for MKKKTLTGLARTCGUAAKIGPTALSDALAGLPVASGPHLLVGIETSDDAAVYQLSPEIAMISTVDFITPPVDDPYWFGQIAAANSISDVYAMGGRPLTALNVVMFPAKQLDMGILREILRGGCAKVAEAGACLGGGHSVDDEEPKYGLCVNGVVHPERVIRNVGARPGDALVLTKPIGSGVLFNAVRAGKLDYATLEREVLPTVAALNGPAMEAALGYELHACTDITGFGIIGHALEMAAGSGVGMRLDYRALPFYPHALAMYRKGETTGSNKANRQMVAASLTIRLPLSGPEEALLYDPQTSGGLLLAGPATQAPALCRELTKRGVAVAAVIGEVVAEPRGIQVV